One window from the genome of Cryptomeria japonica chromosome 6, Sugi_1.0, whole genome shotgun sequence encodes:
- the LOC131068657 gene encoding histone-lysine N-methyltransferase ATX3 — protein MMHGRGQQPKRRPGRPRKLNVTENMAIEIPGNAEAQAEGEIGKQKDTDKDLIANRRRQIKLPLRFRDPPDQPPKRKRKRKCSVSSDEQANCRIDKLLKNLVQGESRSKIMGSSSNPSCSAAAEGSNPSQGGFNAGDIVWVVSNLKNMPTWPGTIIDFYKEDLPPSVLSVYYPGTLCVMLFGPSFKEVGENEKDYVWARPKMIFPFLPCLEKFQDEFASLHPNKRSSTDFRLAIEEASLGEYGSGLVKSLPERNSSAEDEMGFREANMYLYKQFCGICRRVCSDYETDRGSWLNCHKCDVWCHSGCDPDSSKYQEAEYMCPKCQLYFEVAEKNKIMVEQGEDWVGVENDKVFCAPYRLTVVCGDMEADYLPNHHLVLCECIECDRGYIMSIGDWELHTGCTEKNWETSVTVKGINVSLIDWLNELHKAGVGGLAHFFNPEVGEAPRTSKERDLIVDLLGIYEPYKVSWSIVTCAVCFSNQDDDQNKIIICKTCQIAVHQDCYGAGNVGDEALASWVCRACETPAIKRECCLCPVVGGALKPTTTLHFWVHVTCAWLVKEVVFPDEDTMEPADGILRVDGNSFKKTCVICNQIHGSCIQCCRCPRSFHAMCAALAGYWIQLSIFGKDKSGRDVGKWISYCSVHKTPNSQNPPGLILGPQKEKLCTNKKLKEQQVTDSIPTHTPDQGEEETQGEGETQGKDELPTASRCRAWPYSYKKEGKAVFHRPMGYSRHSPQVMETINSFNQQAEFSSFKERLRHALENERKRVCVGKSGIHGFGLFARTPILQGEMVIEYRGEKIRKTVSDYRETLYKNKGINCYFFKITEDNIIDATKKGNMARLLNHSCNPNLYAKIIDGEERIELIAARDITAGEELCFDYNSCIDGEDAAGQEADKVPCHCGAPACRKYM, from the coding sequence ATGATGCATGGAAGAGGACAGCAACCCAAACGACGGCCCGGTCGCCCGCGCAAATTGAACGTCACAGAAAATATGGCGATTGAAATTCCTGGTAATGCAGAAGCGCAGGCAGAGGGTGAAATTGGCAAACAAAAAGACACAGATAAAGATTTAATCGCAAATCGGCGCCGCCAGATAAAGCTGCCATTGCGTTTCAGAGATCCTCCAGATCAACCTCCAAAGCGGAAACGCAAAAGAAAATGTTCCGTTTCATCAGATGAACAGGCCAATTGCAGAATCGATAAACTCCTTAAGAATCTTGTTCAGGGTGAATCAAGATCCAAGATAATGGGGTCAAGTTCAAATCCTAGTTGCAGTGCAGCAGCAGAGGGCTCGAATCCCTCTCAAGGAGGTTTTAATGCGGGTGATATAGTTTGGGTTGTATCTAATCTAAAAAATATGCCTACTTGGCCTGGAACAATTATTGACTTTTATAAAGAAGATCTTCCCCCATCTGTTCTTAGTGTCTACTATCCTGGAACCCTCTGTGTGATGCTTTTTGGCCCTTCTTTCAAAGAAGTTGGAGAAAATGAAAAGGATTATGTTTGGGCAAGGCCCAAAATGATCTTTCCCTTTTTACCCTGTTTAGAGAAATTTCAGGATGAGTTTGCAAGTCTGCATCCAAATAAAAGAAGCTCCACTGATTTTCGTTTGGCAATAGAGGAGGCCAGTTTGGGAGAGTATGGAAGTGGGCTTGTTAAGTCCTTGCCAGAAAGGAATAGTAGTGCTGAGGATGAAATGGGGTTTAGAGAAGCTAACATGTACTTGTACAAACAGTTCTGTGGCATATGCAGAAGGGTTTGCTCAGATTATGAAACAGACAGAGGCAGCTGGCTTAATTGTCACAAGTGTGATGTTTGGTGCCATTCAGGATGTGATCCTGACAGCAGCAAGTATCAGGAGGCTGAATATATGTGTCCTAAATGCCAGCTTTACTTTGAGGTTGCAGAGAAGAACAAGATAATGGTGGAGCAAGGGGAAGACTGGGTTGGGGTAGAGAATGATAAGGTTTTCTGTGCTCCTTATCGGCTGACTGTTGTGTGCGGAGACATGGAAGCAGATTACCTTCCTAATCATCACTTAGTACTATGTGAGTGTATTGAATGTGACAGGGGCTATATCATGAGCATTGGGGATTGGGAATTGCACACTGGGTGCACAGAGAAGAACTGGGAGACCAGTGTGACAGTGAAGGGCATCAATGTGTCTCTCATAGATTGGCTTAATGAGCTCCACAAAGCAGGTGTTGGTGGGCTTGCTCATTTTTTTAACCCAGAGGTAGGGGAAGCTCCACGCACCTCGAAGGAAAGAGACTTGATCGTAGACCTGCTAGGCATTTATGAACCCTACAAAGTAAGCTGGAGCATTGTAACTTGTGCAGTATGCTTTTCAAACCAAGATGATGACCAGAACAAAATCATTATCTGCAAGACATGTCAAATTGCTGTTCATCAAGATTGTTATGGTGCGGGGAATGTGGGAGATGAAGCTCTTGCTTCATGGGTTTGCAGAGCATGCGAGACGCCAGCCATTAAAAGAGAATGCTGTCTCTGCCCTGTTGTGGGTGGTGCCCTGAAACCCACCACCACTCTTCACTTTTGGGTACATGTCACCTGTGCTTGGCTTGTCAAGGAAGTTGTCTTTCCAGATGAAGATACCATGGAACCTGCAGATGGCATCCTAAGAGTAGATGGAAACTCCTTCAAGAAAACCTGTGTCATCTGCAATCAGATTCATGGCTCATGTATTCAATGTTGCAGATGCCCTAGGTCTTTTCATGCCATGTGTGCAGCATTAGCTGGCTATTGGATTCAGTTAAGCATCTTTGGAAAGGACAAAAGTGGCAGAGATGTGGGCAAGTGGATTTCCTATTGTTCTGTGCACAAAACTCCCAACTCACAGAATCCTCCAGGTTTAATTCTAGGACCCCAGAAAGAAAAGCTATGTACCAACAAAAAATTGAAAGAACAGCAAGTTACAGATTCAATTCCAACTCATACACCAGATcaaggagaagaagaaacacaagGAGAAGGAGAAACACAAGGAAAAGATGAATTACCAACAGCGAGCAGATGCAGGGCATGGCCCTACTCATACAAGAAGGAAGGAAAGGCTGTGTTTCACAGGCCCATGGGATACAGTCGCCATTCTCCACAGGTGATGGAAACCATCAATTCTTTCAACCAACAAGCAGAATTTTCCTCATTTAAGGAACGCCTTCGTCATGCCCTAGAAAACGAAAGAAAGAGGGTTTGTGTTGGGAAATCTGGAATACACGGATTTGGTCTGTTTGCTCGGACACCCATCCTACAGGGTGAAATGGTAATCGAATACAGAGGTGAGAAAATAAGGAAAACTGTGTCAGATTACAGAGAAACGCTTTACAAGAACAAAGGAATAAACTGTTATTTTTTCAAAATAACAGAAGATAATATCATCGATGCAACAAAGAAAGGAAATATGGCTCGTTTACTCAATCATTCATGTAATCCCAACCTCTATGCAAAGATAATCGATGGCGAAGAGCGCATTGAACTGATTGCTGCCAGAGATATAACAGCAGGGGAAGAGTTGTGTTTTGACTACAACTCTTGCATTGATGGCGAAGATGCTGCTGGTCAAGAAGCTGATAAAGTTCCATGCCATTGTGGAGCACCTGCTTGTCGTAAATACATGTGA